The Streptomyces sp. NBC_00459 DNA segment ATCCACGTCCACCGACCAGGCCGACAGCAGTTCCCGCGCACGACGCCGCACACCCCGCCAGGTGATGAGCCGGCCCCGGCCGTGCTCGTGCCGGTTCAGGAAGAGGTTCTCGGCGACGGTCAGGGTGGGGATGATCGTCGACTTCTGGTAGACACAGGCCACCCGTCTGCGCCAGGCGTCCCGGTCCGCGGGCCGGGGGGCCGGGACGCCGCCGAAGGCGACCGTGCCCTCGTCCGGGGCCTGAAGCCCGGTGAGGACGGACACCAGGGTCGACTTGCCGGCTCCGTTGCGACCGACGAGTGCATGTGTCTCGCCGGGCCTGATGGTGATCCGGGCGCCGTTGAGCGCCACCGTCGGACCGAATCGTTTGACTATGCCCGTCGCCTCGACGACGGGCGGGCCCGCCGGGGCCCGGCCGTCGTCCGCCGGGGCGGGCGCGGGGGTGACTGCTCGCTCCCCGTCGCTCATCTCAACCGCCTTGTGTCCGTGTGTCATTGGGGCTGTCTGGCAGGGGTTCAGCCGAGGTTGTTGCCCCACAGGGACTTGTCGTCGCTCTTCAGGCTTGCCACGCCGCCGTAGGTACCGCCGTCGGCGGTGACCAGCGGGGCGGAGAGCTGGTCCTCCAGCAGGCCGTCACGGACCTGGATGATGGTGCTGTCGTGGTCCGTCCTGCCGGGCTTGAACGTCTTCCCGTCGATGGCGGCCTTCAGGTAGTACAGGGCGTACTTGGCGTAGAGGTCGGCCGGCTGGGAGACGGTGGCGTCGATCCTGCCCTCGGCGATGGACCTGAGTTCCTCGGGGATGCCGTCGTTGGAGACGACGAACACGTGCTTCTTGTCCGAGGGTTCGACCAGCAGGCCCTTCTGCTTGAGGACCTGGAGGGTGCCGGCCAGGGCGAAACTGGACTGCATGTAGACGCCCTTGATGTCCGGGTTGGCCGTCAGGTCCGTCTGGAGCTTCTGCGCGGCGACGGCACCGTCCCAGTTGGTGGCCTCGCCGAACACCTTGATGTCCGGGTAGTTCTTCTTCATGCAGTCGTTGAACGCCTCGGTGCGGTCACGGCCGTTGATGGAGTCCAGGCCGCCCTGGAGCATGACGACCTTGCCCTTGCCGCCGAGCTTGGTGCCCAGGAACTGGCATGCCTTCTCGCCGTACGCCCGGTTGTCGGCGCGGACCACCATGAAGACCTTGCCGCTGTCGGGGCGGGTGTCGACGGTGACGACCGGGATCTTCTTCGCCTCCAGCTGCGCCAGCGTCGGCGCGATGGCGGCGGTGTCCTGCGGGGCCATCGCCAGGCCCTTGACGCCCTGGCTGATGAACGTCTGCGCGTTGGCGGTCAGCTTGGCGACG contains these protein-coding regions:
- a CDS encoding sugar ABC transporter substrate-binding protein, whose product is MRVRTALCSAASVLSALALLTACGGSGSTGASSDGTPLIGVDYPRSDTDFWNSYIKYTPEYAKELGLSLKTTNSQNDVAKLTANAQTFISQGVKGLAMAPQDTAAIAPTLAQLEAKKIPVVTVDTRPDSGKVFMVVRADNRAYGEKACQFLGTKLGGKGKVVMLQGGLDSINGRDRTEAFNDCMKKNYPDIKVFGEATNWDGAVAAQKLQTDLTANPDIKGVYMQSSFALAGTLQVLKQKGLLVEPSDKKHVFVVSNDGIPEELRSIAEGRIDATVSQPADLYAKYALYYLKAAIDGKTFKPGRTDHDSTIIQVRDGLLEDQLSAPLVTADGGTYGGVASLKSDDKSLWGNNLG